A region from the Brassica napus cultivar Da-Ae chromosome C8, Da-Ae, whole genome shotgun sequence genome encodes:
- the LOC106413393 gene encoding pentatricopeptide repeat-containing protein At1g11290, chloroplastic, with protein MSSQLAHVSTITRIQNPPFSSSHHHQFLSQRTYIPAKVYEHPAALLLERCSSLEDLRRVLPLVFKNGLSQEHLFQTKLVSLFCRHGSVAEAARVFEPVDDKLDVLYHTMLKGYAKVPDLGKAVDFFVRMRCDDVEPVVYNFTYLLKACGDEAELRVGKEIHGLLVKSGFSLDLFAMTGLENMYAKCRQVHEARKVFDRMPERDLVSWNTMVSGYSQNGLARMALEMVALMCEENLKPSFITVVSVLPAVSALGLISIGKEVHGYAMRAGFDSLVNVSTALVDMYAKCGSLNTARRLFDGMLERNVVSWNSVIDAYVQDENPKEAMVIFEKMLDEGVKPTDVSIMGALHACADLGDLEKGRFIHKLSVELDLDRNVSVVNSLISMYCKCKDVDTAASLFGKLRTRTLVSWNAMILGFAQNGRPIEALNYFSQMRAWTVKPDTFTYVSVITALAELSVTHQAKWIHGVVMRNCLDENVFVATALVDMYAKCGAITTARKIFDMMSERHVTTWNAMIDGYGTHGIGKAALELFEEMRKGDIKPNGVTFLSVISACSHSGLVEAGVKCFHVMKEGYSIEPSMDHYGAMVDLLGRAGRLNEAWDFITLMPVKPAVNVYGAMLGACQIHKNVNFAEKAAERLFELNPDDGGYHVLLANIYRAASMWEKVGQVRVSMLRQGLRKTPGCSMVEIKNEVHSFFSGSTDHPSSKRVYAFLEKLMCKIKEAGYVPDTKLILGVEDDIKEQLLSSHSEKLAISYGLLNTTAGTTIHVRKNLRVCADCHNATKYISLVTGREIIVRDMQRFHHFKNGACSCGDYW; from the coding sequence ATGAGCTCACAATTGGCGCATGTCTCCACCATTACTCGCATCCAAAACCCGCCGTTTTCGTCCTCTCACCATCACCAGTTTCTTTCCCAGAGAACTTACATCCCGGCCAAAGTCTACGAGCACCCGGCGGCTCTCCTCCTCGAGAGATGCTCTTCTCTTGAAGACCTCCGGCGCGTTCTCCCCCTCGTCTTCAAGAACGGTCTTTCTCAGGAGCATCTCTTCCAGACGAAACTCGTCAGCTTGTTTTGTCGCCACGGCAGCGTCGCGGAGGCCGCTCGTGTTTTCGAACCCGTTGATGATAAGCTCGATGTTCTGTATCACACTATGCTTAAAGGGTACGCTAAAGTCCCGGATTTGGGTAAAGCTGTGGACTTTTTCGTTCGGATGAGGTGCGACGATGTTGAGCCTGTTGTGTATAACTTCACTTATCTGTTGAAAGCCTGTGGAGACGAAGCGGAGCTCAGGGTGGGGAAGGAGATTCATGGGCTGTTGGTGAAGAGTGGGTTCTCGTTGGATTTGTTCGCAATGACTGGGCTTGAGAATATGTATGCAAAGTGCAGGCAGGTGCATGAAGCTCGCAAGGTGTTCGATAGAATGCCTGAGAGAGACTTGGTTTCGTGGAACACTATGGTTTCTGGGTATTCGCAGAACGGGTTAGCGAGGATGGCGTTGGAGATGGTTGCTCTAATGTGCGAGGAGAATCTGAAGCCTAGTTTCATCACCGTTGTTTCTGTTTTGCCTGCTGTCTCTGCTTTGGGGTTGATTAGTATTGGCAAGGAGGTTCATGGGTACGCCATGCGTGCTGGGTTTGATTCTCTTGTCAATGTCTCCACTGCTTTGGTTGACATGTACGCCAAATGTGGATCTCTGAACACTGCTCGGCGGCTTTTTGATGGTATGTTGGAAAGGAATGTTGTTTCGTGGAATTCAGTGATTGATGCCTATGTGCAGGACGAGAATCCTAAAGAGGCGATGGTgatttttgagaagatgttgGATGAAGGAGTGAAACCTACTGATGTATCCATCATGGGTGCTTTGCATGCTTGTGCTGACCTAGGCGACCTTGAGAAAGGAAGATTCATCCATAAGTTATCGGTCGAGTTGGATCTCGATAGAAATGTTTCAGTTGTGAACTCTTTGATCTCCATGTACTGCAAGTGCAAGGACGTTGATACCGCAGCTTCTTTGTTTGGGAAACTGCGGACAAGAACACTTGTTTCTTGGAACGCAATGATATTAGGATTTGCACAGAACGGTCGTCCTATCGAAGCATTGAATTACTTCAGCCAGATGCGGGCTTGGACAGTGAAACCGGATACGTTTACTTACGTGAGTGTGATAACTGCTCTTGCGGAGTTGTCGGTTACGCATCAGGCCAAGTGGATACACGGGGTGGTAATGCGAAACTGTCTGGACGAGAACGTGTTCGTCGCAACGGCTCTTGTCGACATGTACGCGAAATGCGGAGCTATTACGACTGCAAGAAAGATCTTCGACATGATGAGCGAGCGTCATGTAACGACATGGAACGCGATGATAGATGGATACGGGACGCACGGTATCGGGAAAGCCGCTCTGGAGTTGTTTGAAGAAATGCGAAAAGGGGACATTAAACCAAATGGTGTGACGTTTCTTTCCGTTATCTCTGCTTGCAGCCACTCGGGTTTGGTGGAGGCAGGAGTGAAGTGCTTCCATGTGATGAAGGAAGGATACAGCATAGAACCGTCGATGGACCACTATGGAGCTATGGTTGATCTTCTAGGCAGAGCTGGACGGTTGAATGAAGCATGGGACTTTATTACGCTGATGCCTGTTAAGCCAGCTGTTAATGTGTACGGTGCCATGTTAGGTGCTTGTCAGATTCATAAAAACGTGAATTTCGCTGAGAAAGCAGCAGAGAGATTGTTTGAGTTGAACCCGGATGATGGTGGGTATCATGTGCTGCTTGCAAACATATACCGCGCAGCTTCCATGTGGGAGAAAGTGGGACAAGTGAGAGTTTCAATGCTGAGACAGGGTCTGCGCAAAACTCCTGGCTGCAGTATGGTGGAGATAAAGAACGAGGTGCATAGCTTCTTCTCCGGAAGCACAGACCATCCCAGTTCCAAGAGGGTTTATGCTTTTCTCGAGAAGCTCATGTGCAAAATCAAAGAAGCTGGTTATGTTCCCGACACGAAACTAATCCTCGGGGTTGAAGATGATATCAAGGAGCAGTTGCTGAGTAGCCACAGCGAGAAGCTGGCTATATCTTATGGACTCCTGAATACTACAGCTGGCACAACTATTCACGTTAGAAAGAACCTTCGGGTTTGTGCTGACTGTCACAATGCTACCAAGTACATTTCCCTTGTGACCGGACGAGAAATTATTGTACGGGACATGCAACGGTTTCACCATTTCAAGAACGGTGCCTGTTCGTGCGGAGATTACTGGTGA
- the LOC106368560 gene encoding adenine nucleotide transporter BT1, chloroplastic/mitochondrial, whose protein sequence is MGKTGINLFDDTSNGFFSVSDLGSDWSLQNPNYRPVGGLFASVNQLGAGFGSGLGSGSIPDPPNRDNSSFTAQLNDLCTKYLPFKEVEVEEEEVIGQKKKKGGFKLKLKISNPALRRLFSGAVAGAVSRTAVAPLETIRTHLMVGSGGESTTEVFRDIMKHEGWKGLFRGNLVNVIRVAPARAVELFVFETVNKKLTPKLGEDSKIPIPASLLAGACAGVSQTLLTYPLELVKTRLTIQRGVYKGILDAFVKIIREEGPTELYRGLAPSLIGVVPYAATNYFAYDSLRKAYRKMVKKESIGNVETLLIGSLAGALSSTATFPLEVARKHMQVGAVGGRAVYKNMLHALVCILEQEGLAGWYRGLGPSCLKLVPAAGISFMCYEACKKILVENNNEDA, encoded by the exons ATGGGAAAGACTGGAATCAACTTGTTCGACGACAcgagcaatgggttcttctcaGTTTCCGATTTGGGATCCGATTGGAGCCTCCAGAACCCGAATTACCGCCCAGTTGGTGGGCTATTCGCGAGTGTTAATCAGTTAGGAGCTGGGTTCGGGTCGGGACTCGGGTCTGGATCTATTCCGGATCCTCCAAACAGAGACAACAGTAGCTTCACTGCTCAGCTCAATGATCTATGCACAAAGTACTTGCCTTTCAAAGAAGTGGaggtggaggaagaagaagtgattggtcagaagaagaagaaaggaggtTTCAAGCTCAAGCTTAAGATCTCAAATCCTGCGTTGCGGCGGCTGTTCAGCGGAGCTGTGGCCGGAGCGGTTTCGAGGACGGCTGTTGCTCCGTTAGAGACCATTAGGACCCATCTAATGGTCGGAAGCGGCGGCGAGTCCACCACCGAGGTGTTCCGTGATATCATGAAGCATGAAGGGTGGAAAGGTCTCTTCAGGGGTAATTTGGTCAATGTCATTCGAGTAGCACCTGCTCGTGCCGTTGAG CTTTTTGTATTCGAGACAGTTAACAAAAAGCTGACTCCCAAGCTCGGAGAGGACTCGAAGATTCCCATCCCAGCTTCATTGCTCGCGGGTGCTTGTGCTGGTGTTAGCCAAACCCTCTTGACATACCCTCTCGAGCTAGTCAAGACCCGTCTTACAATTCAG AGAGGTGTGTACAAGGGAATATTGGATGCCTTTGTCAAGATAATAAGGGAGGAAGGACCGACAGAACTCTACAGGGGTCTTGCCCCGAGTCTTATAGGAGTGGTTCCATACGCAGCAACAAACTACTTCGCCTATGACTCCTTAAGAAAGGCGTACCGTAAGATGGTGAAGAAAGAGAGCATCGGAAACGTGGAGACTCTTTTGATTGGTTCTTTAGCTGGTGCCTTGTCCAGTACCGCGACTTTCCCCTTGGAGGTCGCTCGGAAGCATATGCAGGTGGGAGCAGTTGGTGGCAGGGCGGTTTATAAGAACATGTTGCACGCTCTGGTCTGTATACTGGAGCAAGAAGGTCTTGCGGGTTGGTACAGAGGGCTTGGACCGAGTTGCTTGAAGTTGGTTCCTGCAGCTGGGATATCTTTCATGTGTTATGAGGCGTGCAAGAAGATACTCGTTGAGAATAATAACGAGGATGCCTGA
- the LOC106415179 gene encoding G-type lectin S-receptor-like serine/threonine-protein kinase At1g11280 isoform X2, whose amino-acid sequence MGIHWRDIAISRDTPLSLGQTLSSPSGTYELGFFSPNNSQNQYIGIWFKKITPRVVVWVANREKPITTHLANLTTSGNGSLILLDSRNNVVWSTKESSTSNKCHAKLLDTGNLVVVDDVSGSFLWQSFENLGDTMLPLSSLTYNIATKEKRVLTSWKSDTDPSPGEFVVQLTSQVPAQIVTMKGARVYKRSGPWAKTVFTGIPKMDGSYASPFSLFQDIESGTGSFSYLQRNSGLTRVIITSEGYLKTFHYNGTGWVLDFVTPENSCDLYGTCGPYGMCVEKSTPTKCECIKGFVPKFKEEWKRGNMSSGCVRHTELSCQATTNSSPKRHGKGLDSFYRLANVKPPAFYEYASFVDEDQCQEGCLKNCSCTAFAYITGIGCLLWNQELIDTVRYSSGGESLSVRVASSELVGSRTTKIIAGSICLSIFVILVFASYVYWRYRAKQKDSWKNGLEQQEISGLTFFDMNTIRAATNNFNVSNKLGQGGFGPVYKGITSDKKEIAVKRLSSSSGQGTEEFMNEIKLISKLQHRNLVRLLGCCIDGEEKLLIYEFMVNKSLDSFLFDTTLKLEIDWPKRFNIIQGVARGLLYLHRDSCLKVIHRDMKVSNILLDVNMDPKISDFGLARMVQGTQHQDSTRRVVGTIGYMSPEYAWTGMFSEKSDIYAFGVLQLEIISGMKISSFNCGGQGKTLLEYAWETWLETGGVDLLDQAIASSCSPDEVARCVQIGLLCIQQQAVDRPNIAQVVSMITTTTELPRPKQPVFAVQTQDQESTVSVLESVNHMTQTAIHGR is encoded by the exons ATGGGGATACACTGGAGAGACATCG CTATATCTAGAGACACTCCTTTATCATTGGGACAAACTCTGAGTTCCCCTAGCGGAACTTATGAGCTAGGATTCTTCAGTCCTAACAACTCTCAGAATCAGTATATCGGGATCTGGTTCAAGAAAATTACACCACGGGTTGTTGTGTGGGTGGCTAACAGAGAAAAGCCTATCACAACCCATTTGGCAAACCTCACTACCAGCGGAAACGGGAGCCTTATCTTGCTCGACAGCAGAAACAACGTTGTTTGGTCAACCAAAGAATCTTCCACATCTAACAAGTGTCATGCAAAGCTCTTAGACACAGGCAATCTTGTCGTCGTCGATGATGTTTCAGGAAGTTTCCTATGGCAAAGTTTCGAGAATCTTGGCGATACTATGCTACCACTCTCGTCCCTAACGTACAACATCGCCACCAAGGAGAAGCGAGTGTTGACTTCTTGGAAAAGCGACACTGATCCATCTCCTGGTGAGTTTGTAGTTCAGCTGACTTCACAAGTTCCAGCACAGATCGTCACTATGAAAGGCGCAAGAGTTTATAAGAGAAGCGGTCCATGGGCTAAGACCGTGTTCACCGGCATACCGAAAATGGATGGATCCTACGCAAGTCCATTTAGCCTTTTCCAGGATATAGAAAGCGGAACGGGGTCCTTCTCTTATCTCCAGAGAAACTCTGGACTTACACGAGTTATCATAACGTCAGAAGGATATCTAAAGACTTTTCATTACAACGGGACAGGGTGGGTTCTCGACTTCGTGACTCCAGAGAATTCATGTGATCTGTACGGTACGTGTGGGCCTTATGGGATGTGTGTGGAGAAGTCCACTCCCACAAAGTGCGAATGCATAAAAGGTTTTGTACCAAAATTCAAGGAGGAGTGGAAACGCGGAAACATGAGTTCTGGATGTGTGCGGCATACAGAGTTATCATGTCAGGCAACAACAAACTCATCTCCAAAGAGACATGGAAAAGGCCTAGACTCATTCTATCGTCTGGCTAATGTGAAGCCTCCGGCTTTCTATGAATATGCAAGCTTTGTGGATGAAGATCAGTGCCAAGAGGGCTGTCTCAAAAACTGCTCTTGCACTGCTTTTGCGTATATTACTGGGATTGGATGCTTGCTTTGGAACCAGGAGCTGATAGACACGGTTAGATATTCCAGTGGAGGAGAGTCTCTTTCAGTTCGTGTTGCAAGTTCAGAACTGG TTGGAAGCAGGACAACCAAGATTATTGCTGGTAGTATCTGCCTTTCCATTTTTGTGATATTGGTCTTTGCCTCATATGTGTACTGGAGATACAGAGCAAAACAAAAGG ATTCATGGAAAAATGGTTTGGAACAACAAGAGATCTCTGGTTTAACTTTCTTTGACATGAATACCATACGAGCTGCTACCAATAACTTTAATGTCTCAAACAAACTCGGCCAAGGTGGATTTGGTCCAGTTTATAAG GGAATTACGTCAGACAAGAAGGAAATAGCTGTTAAACGGCTTTCTAGCAGCTCTGGACAAGGTACAGAAGAGTTCATGAATGAGATAAAACTCATCTCAAAACTACAACACAGAAACTTAGTTCGGCTTTTGGGATGTTGCATTGATGGGGAAGAAAAGCTACTGATTTATGAGTTTATGGTGAACAAAAGCCTTGACAGTTTTCTCTTTG ATACGACTCTAAAGCTTGAGATTGATTGGCCGAAGAGGTTCAACATCATTCAAGGCGTTGCGCGTGGGCTTCTCTATCTCCATCGTGACTCATGCCTCAAGGTCATACACCGAGACATGAAGGTCAGCAACATTCTCTTGGACGTAAACATGGACCCCAAAATATCGGATTTCGGATTGGCTCGGATGGTTCAAGGAACTCAACATCAAGACAGCACACGTAGGGTTGTTGGAACtat AGGATACATGTCTCCTGAGTATGCATGGACAGGGATGTTCTCGGAGAAGTCCGACATATATGCCTTCGGAGTTTTGCAGTTAGAAATCATAAGTGGGATGAAGATTTCAAGCTTTAACTGTGGTGGCCAAGGCAAAACCCTTCTTGAATAT gCATGGGAAACTTGGCTGGAGACCGGTGGAGTGGATCTGCTGGATCAGGCTATTGCCAGCTCGTGTTCTCCAGATGAAGTGGCAAGATGTGTTCAGATTGGTCTACTCTGCATCCAACAGCAAGCTGTTGACAGACCAAACATTGCACAAGTAGTGTCTATGATCACAACCACAACAGAGCTTCCGAGACCGAAACAACCAGTGTTTGCTGTGCAGACTCAAGATCAAGAGAGTACCGTCTCGGTCTTGGAGTCTGTGAATCATATGACACAAACTGCGATACATGGGCGCTAA
- the LOC106412192 gene encoding AFG1-like ATPase, which translates to MRKVSQISAVLRLAFSSSRRSRHTNGCRSYCTPPNPTPSGPLTSYSNLVEQGRLQHDPYQEKVASAFQNLFGRLEHFEKEMEDYHVRLEEWEKKREEERRRLMVEEAEKKEEDGVWASMNKQGQKLLGRWVLGRRQMNVEPGVGKWVSYLNRERKLDSIVGSRPAIPSAPKGLYIYGNVGCGKTMLMDMFYSATDGMIRHRQRFHFHEAMLKINEQMHKYWKENGEEKSSQYSVSSWIMNLPVDERVKEWLAGEEFYKQQLQMKHILPAVADKFLVDQQSIKKGASILCFDEIQTVDVFAIVALSGIMSRLLTTGTVLVATSNRAPRELNQDGMQKEIFDKFISKLEKHCEIISIGSEVDYRRVAAKNSVEHVHYLWPLNDGVLEEFEKMWRQVTDQYGGEITSATLPVMFGRTVEVPESCKGVARFTFEYLCGRPVGAADYIAVAKNYHTIFISEIPAMSMEIRDKARRFITLVDELYNHHCCLVSSAETPIDELFQGTAEGTLFDLESFQFETETEDSRLRRDVLAEGSISAAGSPSSIVKMLSGEEEMFAFARAASRLIEMQTPLYLEGVRFLHPYFHQPK; encoded by the exons ATGCGAAAGGTGTCGCAGATCTCTGCCGTTCTACGTCTAGCATTTTCTTCTTCGAGACGAAGCAGACACACCAATGGCTGTCGTTCCTATTGCACTCCTCCAAATCCAACACCATCAG GTCCATTGACGAGTTACAGTAACTTAGTGGAACAAGGGAGGCTTCAACACGATCCGTACCAAGAGAAAGTCGCTTCAGCCTTCCAAAACTTGTTCGGAAGATTGGAACATTTCGAGAAAGAAATGGAAGATTATCAT GTGAGATTAGaagagtgggagaagaagagagaggaagagagacgaAGACTAATGGTGGAAGAAGctgagaagaaggaagaagatggaGTGTGGGCTTCTATGAATAAACAAGGCCAAAAGCTTTTAGGAAGATGGGTCTTAGG GAGAAGACAGATGAATGTAGAGCCTGGAGTTGGCAAATGGGTTTCTTACCTTAACCGAGAGAGGAAACTGGATTCCATTGTCGGCTCTCGTCCCGCAATACCTTCAGCTCCTAAAGGATTATATATCTATGGAAACGTAGGATGTG GCAAGACTATGTTGATGGATATGTTTTATAGCGCCACCGATGGGATGATCAGACATCGGCAGCGGTTTCATTTTCACGAGGCTATGCTGAAGATAAATGAGCAGATGCACAAGTATTGGAAGGAGAATGGTGAGGAGAAGTCCTCTCAGTATAGCGTTTCGAGCTGGATTATGAATCTGCCTGTTGAtgagagagtcaaagagtggcTAGCTGGGGAAGAGTTTTATAAGCAGCAGCTCCAGATGAAACACATTCTTCCAGCTGTGGCTGATAAGTTTCTCGTTGATCAGCAGTCGATTAAGAAAGGAGCCAGCATCCTCTGCTTTGATGAGATTCAG ACAGTTGATGTGTTTGCTATTGTGGCGTTATCTGGAATCATGAGCAGATTGTTGACTACTGGAACTGTTCTTGTGGCTACTAGTAACCGAGCTCCAAGGGAGTTAAATCAG GACGGAATGCAGAAGGAGATATTTGATAAGTTTATCTCTAAATTGGAGAAACATTGTGAGATTATCTCAATTGGAAGCGAAGTTGATTACCGCAGAGTTGCAGCCAAAAACTCGGTTGAACAT GTTCACTACTTATGGCCTTTGAACGATGGTGTTCTGGAAGAGTTTGAGAAAATGTGGCGTCAGGTCACTGACCAGTACGGCGGAGAAATAACTTCTGCAACTCTCCCAGTCATGTTTGGAAG AACAGTGGAGGTTCCTGAAAGCTGTAAAGGAGTGGCAAGATTCACATTCGAGTATCTATGTGGTCGGCCGGTAGGTGCAGCAGATTATATAGCAGTGGCTAAAAACTATCATACGATCTTCATCTCTGAGATTCCGGCAATGAGCATGGAAATACGAGACAag GCACGTAGGTTTATAACACTTGTGGATGAGTTATACAACCACCATTGTTGTCTTGTCTCATCCGCAGAGACACCTATTGATGAGTTGTTTCAAGGAACTGCAGAGGGTACCCTCTTCGACCTCGAAAG CTTCCAGTTTGAGACGGAGACGGAAGATTCTAGGTTAAGGCGAGATGTGCTTGCAGAAGGTAGCATAAGTGCTGCTGGCTCGCCCTCTTCGATCGTGAAAATGCTTTCTGGTGAAGAGGAAATGTTTGCCTTTGCTCGAGCT GCGTCGCGGTTGATTGAGATGCAGACTCCATTGTACCTCGAAGGAGTTCGTTTCTTGCATCCTTATTTCCATCAGCCAAAGTaa
- the LOC106415179 gene encoding G-type lectin S-receptor-like serine/threonine-protein kinase At1g11280 isoform X1, producing MGIHWRDIGIVLFPFFLWLSLFLNCGYAAISRDTPLSLGQTLSSPSGTYELGFFSPNNSQNQYIGIWFKKITPRVVVWVANREKPITTHLANLTTSGNGSLILLDSRNNVVWSTKESSTSNKCHAKLLDTGNLVVVDDVSGSFLWQSFENLGDTMLPLSSLTYNIATKEKRVLTSWKSDTDPSPGEFVVQLTSQVPAQIVTMKGARVYKRSGPWAKTVFTGIPKMDGSYASPFSLFQDIESGTGSFSYLQRNSGLTRVIITSEGYLKTFHYNGTGWVLDFVTPENSCDLYGTCGPYGMCVEKSTPTKCECIKGFVPKFKEEWKRGNMSSGCVRHTELSCQATTNSSPKRHGKGLDSFYRLANVKPPAFYEYASFVDEDQCQEGCLKNCSCTAFAYITGIGCLLWNQELIDTVRYSSGGESLSVRVASSELVGSRTTKIIAGSICLSIFVILVFASYVYWRYRAKQKDSWKNGLEQQEISGLTFFDMNTIRAATNNFNVSNKLGQGGFGPVYKGITSDKKEIAVKRLSSSSGQGTEEFMNEIKLISKLQHRNLVRLLGCCIDGEEKLLIYEFMVNKSLDSFLFDTTLKLEIDWPKRFNIIQGVARGLLYLHRDSCLKVIHRDMKVSNILLDVNMDPKISDFGLARMVQGTQHQDSTRRVVGTIGYMSPEYAWTGMFSEKSDIYAFGVLQLEIISGMKISSFNCGGQGKTLLEYAWETWLETGGVDLLDQAIASSCSPDEVARCVQIGLLCIQQQAVDRPNIAQVVSMITTTTELPRPKQPVFAVQTQDQESTVSVLESVNHMTQTAIHGR from the exons ATGGGGATACACTGGAGAGACATCGGTATTGTTCTCTTTCCTTTCTTTCTCTGGTTAAGTCTATTCTTAAACTGTGGCTATGCAGCTATATCTAGAGACACTCCTTTATCATTGGGACAAACTCTGAGTTCCCCTAGCGGAACTTATGAGCTAGGATTCTTCAGTCCTAACAACTCTCAGAATCAGTATATCGGGATCTGGTTCAAGAAAATTACACCACGGGTTGTTGTGTGGGTGGCTAACAGAGAAAAGCCTATCACAACCCATTTGGCAAACCTCACTACCAGCGGAAACGGGAGCCTTATCTTGCTCGACAGCAGAAACAACGTTGTTTGGTCAACCAAAGAATCTTCCACATCTAACAAGTGTCATGCAAAGCTCTTAGACACAGGCAATCTTGTCGTCGTCGATGATGTTTCAGGAAGTTTCCTATGGCAAAGTTTCGAGAATCTTGGCGATACTATGCTACCACTCTCGTCCCTAACGTACAACATCGCCACCAAGGAGAAGCGAGTGTTGACTTCTTGGAAAAGCGACACTGATCCATCTCCTGGTGAGTTTGTAGTTCAGCTGACTTCACAAGTTCCAGCACAGATCGTCACTATGAAAGGCGCAAGAGTTTATAAGAGAAGCGGTCCATGGGCTAAGACCGTGTTCACCGGCATACCGAAAATGGATGGATCCTACGCAAGTCCATTTAGCCTTTTCCAGGATATAGAAAGCGGAACGGGGTCCTTCTCTTATCTCCAGAGAAACTCTGGACTTACACGAGTTATCATAACGTCAGAAGGATATCTAAAGACTTTTCATTACAACGGGACAGGGTGGGTTCTCGACTTCGTGACTCCAGAGAATTCATGTGATCTGTACGGTACGTGTGGGCCTTATGGGATGTGTGTGGAGAAGTCCACTCCCACAAAGTGCGAATGCATAAAAGGTTTTGTACCAAAATTCAAGGAGGAGTGGAAACGCGGAAACATGAGTTCTGGATGTGTGCGGCATACAGAGTTATCATGTCAGGCAACAACAAACTCATCTCCAAAGAGACATGGAAAAGGCCTAGACTCATTCTATCGTCTGGCTAATGTGAAGCCTCCGGCTTTCTATGAATATGCAAGCTTTGTGGATGAAGATCAGTGCCAAGAGGGCTGTCTCAAAAACTGCTCTTGCACTGCTTTTGCGTATATTACTGGGATTGGATGCTTGCTTTGGAACCAGGAGCTGATAGACACGGTTAGATATTCCAGTGGAGGAGAGTCTCTTTCAGTTCGTGTTGCAAGTTCAGAACTGG TTGGAAGCAGGACAACCAAGATTATTGCTGGTAGTATCTGCCTTTCCATTTTTGTGATATTGGTCTTTGCCTCATATGTGTACTGGAGATACAGAGCAAAACAAAAGG ATTCATGGAAAAATGGTTTGGAACAACAAGAGATCTCTGGTTTAACTTTCTTTGACATGAATACCATACGAGCTGCTACCAATAACTTTAATGTCTCAAACAAACTCGGCCAAGGTGGATTTGGTCCAGTTTATAAG GGAATTACGTCAGACAAGAAGGAAATAGCTGTTAAACGGCTTTCTAGCAGCTCTGGACAAGGTACAGAAGAGTTCATGAATGAGATAAAACTCATCTCAAAACTACAACACAGAAACTTAGTTCGGCTTTTGGGATGTTGCATTGATGGGGAAGAAAAGCTACTGATTTATGAGTTTATGGTGAACAAAAGCCTTGACAGTTTTCTCTTTG ATACGACTCTAAAGCTTGAGATTGATTGGCCGAAGAGGTTCAACATCATTCAAGGCGTTGCGCGTGGGCTTCTCTATCTCCATCGTGACTCATGCCTCAAGGTCATACACCGAGACATGAAGGTCAGCAACATTCTCTTGGACGTAAACATGGACCCCAAAATATCGGATTTCGGATTGGCTCGGATGGTTCAAGGAACTCAACATCAAGACAGCACACGTAGGGTTGTTGGAACtat AGGATACATGTCTCCTGAGTATGCATGGACAGGGATGTTCTCGGAGAAGTCCGACATATATGCCTTCGGAGTTTTGCAGTTAGAAATCATAAGTGGGATGAAGATTTCAAGCTTTAACTGTGGTGGCCAAGGCAAAACCCTTCTTGAATAT gCATGGGAAACTTGGCTGGAGACCGGTGGAGTGGATCTGCTGGATCAGGCTATTGCCAGCTCGTGTTCTCCAGATGAAGTGGCAAGATGTGTTCAGATTGGTCTACTCTGCATCCAACAGCAAGCTGTTGACAGACCAAACATTGCACAAGTAGTGTCTATGATCACAACCACAACAGAGCTTCCGAGACCGAAACAACCAGTGTTTGCTGTGCAGACTCAAGATCAAGAGAGTACCGTCTCGGTCTTGGAGTCTGTGAATCATATGACACAAACTGCGATACATGGGCGCTAA